Proteins co-encoded in one Rhopalosiphum maidis isolate BTI-1 chromosome 2, ASM367621v3, whole genome shotgun sequence genomic window:
- the LOC113554975 gene encoding ATP-dependent RNA helicase p62-like isoform X2 → MSYARNGTGGGRSNGSYGGQRSSYGGGGGGGRGGMGGAKKNPGANLQAPNWDRVQLRPFKKEFYVPHPTIERRSYEEVDKYRTGKDITVMSSDRSPVPYPIQHFKEANFPDYVMTVIRNEGFTEPTPIQAQGWPIAMSGKDMVGVAQTGSGKTLGYTLPAVVHINNQEPLKKGDGPIALVLAPTRELAQQIQKVAGLFNQSTYLRSTCIYGGAPKSHQARDLMNGVEIVIATPGRLLDFLESRATNLQRCTYLVLDEADRMLDMGFEPQIRKIIQQIRPDRQVLMWSATWPKEVQKLANDFLSDYIQLNVGSLTLSANHNILQNVDVCQEHEKEDKLMDLLQDIANMEENKTIIFAETKRKVDTITRKITNMGARAVGIHGDKSQSERDHVLKQFRNGRANILVATDVAARGLDVDDVKFVINFDYPNNSEDYIHRIGRTGRSSQKGTSYAFFTHSNSKQAKDLVAVLTEANQRIDPKLAAMAARSFPSGGNKWYGGGGGGNRSWGGGRPAHRKF, encoded by the exons at gTCTTATGCAAGAAATGGTACAGGTGGAGGAAGAAGTAATGGTTCTTATGGAGGCCAAAGATCATCatatggtggtggtggtggtggtggtcgtGGTGGAATGGGTGGTGCCAAGAAAAACCCTGGTGCCAATTTACAAGCCCCCAACTGGGACCGTGTCCAACTAAGACCATTTAAGAAAGAGTTTTATGTTCCTCATCCAACTATTGAAAGAAG atcTTATGAAGAAGTTGACAAATACAGAACTGGAAAGGATATTACTGTAATGAGCTCAGACAGGAGCCCTGTTCCATATccaattcaacattttaaagaagCAAATTTTCCCGACTATGTTATGACAGTTATACG caATGAAGGTTTTACTGAACCTACTCCTATTCAAGCACAAGGTTGGCCTATTGCAATGAGTGGAAAAGATATGGTTGGAGTAGCCCAAACTGGTTCTGGAAAAACTCTAGGT tatacattgCCTGCTGTAgtacacataaataatcaaGAGCCATTGAAAAAGGGTGATGGCCCTATTGCTTTAGTTTTGGCTCCAACTAGAGAGTTAGCCCAGCAAATACAAAAAGTTGCTGGATTATTCAATCAGTCCACATATTTACGGTCAACATGTATTTATGGTGGTGCTCCAAAATCACAtcag GCTAGAGATTTAATGAATGGTGTTGAGATTGTTATTGCTACACCAGGTCGTCTATTAGATTTCTTAGAATCTCGTGCTACCAATTTGCAACGTTGTACCTATTTAGTATTGGATGAAGCTGACCGTATGCTTGACATGGGTTTTGAACCTcaaattagaaaaatcatTCAACAAATTCGT ccTGATAGACAAGTTTTGATGTGGTCAGCCACATGGCCTAAAGAAGTTCAAAAGTTAGCCAATGATTTCTTGAGTGATTACATTCAATTGAATGTTGGTTCTTTGACTTTATCTGCCAATCACAATATCTTACAAAATGTGGACGTATGTCAAGAACATGAAAAAGAAGACAAATTGATGGATCTATTGCAGGACATTGCTAATAtggaagaaaataaaactattatttttgcagAAACCAAGCGCAAGGTTGATACAATCACACGTAAAATAACCAATATGGG ggCAAGAGCTGTTGGAATTCATGGAGACAAATCACAATCCGAGCGTGACCATGTATTAAAAC aattcaGAAATGGAAGAGCTAATATTTTGGTTGCTACTGATGTTGCTGCCAGAGGTTTAG atgTCGATGATGTCAAATTTGTTATCAATTTTGATTACCCCAACAATTCAGAAGATTATATTCACAGAATAGGCCGAACTGGACGGTCATCTCAGAAAGGTACCTCATATGCATTCTTTACCCATTCCAATAGTAAGCAAGCTAAAGACCTCGTGGCTGTTCTTACTGAAGCCAATCAACGTATTGACCCCAAATTAGCTGCCATGGCTGCACGTTCTTTCC cgaGTGGTGGTAACAAATGgtacggcggcggtggtggtggAAACAGATCTTGGGGAGGTGGAAGACCAGCCCACAGAAAATTTTAA
- the LOC113552649 gene encoding epimerase family protein SDR39U1-like: protein IFHGVPNNITAVVNLTGEPIMVPFKRFGSNFKRKIWISRVGSTMLLTDLLNSTKCKPDVFITITSTDMYPSNGVHTEKFIPSDQMIDCNFFTRLGMDWEQASKKFPFRRISIRTGTVLGHNGGFLKCLKQLIAIGIGAKIGDGCQHQPWIHICDLLYLILFSIENKEVCGILNGVSPKSITNEELITTYKQVSKKSSVMLNTPKILLKTMFGEERTKLILGGRKVLPMGTLDYGFNFQYCEIESALRNILNR, encoded by the exons atattccatggtGTTCCCAATAACATAACTGCTGTGGTCAACTTGACTGGCGAACCTATCATGGTTCCTTTTAAACGTTTTGGAAGTAactttaaacgaaaaatttgGATTAGTAGAGTTGGATCCACAATGTTACTtactgatttattaaattccacCAAATGCAAGCCTGATGTGTTTATTACAATCACTAGTACTG ATATGTATCCATCAAATGGAGTTCACACAGAAAAATTTATTCCTTCAGACCAAATGATAGACTGTAATTTCTTCACTAGATTAGGAATGGATTGGGAACAAGCTTCAAAGAAATTTCCTTTTCGTAGAATATCAATTAGAACAG GAACAGTACTGGGTCACAATGGTGGATTTCTCAAATGCTTGAAACAATTAATTGCTATAGGTATAGGGGCCAAGATAGGAGATGGGTGTCAGCATCAGCCTTGGATACACATTTGTGATTTACTGTACCTTATACTTTTTTCAATAGAGAACAAGGAAGTATGTGGAATATTAAATGGAGTATCGCCAAAG agcATAACTAATGAAGAATTAATTACTACTTACAAGCAAGTATCAAAAAAGTCATCAGTAATGTTAAATAcacctaaaatattacttaagacAATGTTTGGAGAAGAAAGAACAAAACTAATATTGGGAGGAAGAAAAGTTTTACCAATGGGGACATTGGATtatggatttaattttcaatattgtgaAATTGAAAGTgctttaagaaatattttgaatcgatga
- the LOC113553692 gene encoding SNF-related serine/threonine-protein kinase, with translation MQHSSGVIGKPDTIRPAKHNGGNIAGMYDLEQTLGKGHFAVVKMARHVFTGEQVAVKVIDKNKLEEVSRNHLYQEVRCMKLVQHPNVVRLYEVIDTHSKLYLILELADGGDLYDYIMRHEGGLSEQLACEYFAQIVRAISYCHKLHVVHRDLKPENVVFFEKQGIVKLTDFGFSNTFCPGQKLETSCGSLAYSAPEILIGNSYNATAVDIWSLGVILYMLVCGEAPFRSANDSETLTMIMDCKYKVSSHVSEECKALIGRMLVRNPEKRATLDEIAADVWLKDVKAINDDESPLVSKQLINEDDHALIIQKMISGKIATKEQIVEALDKNEYNHITATYYLLAERKLKSATPKKSQAIKNDMNVPQLKVDDSSNQNNVLTIVNVAPKSAILGSLHSDRPKRTRKCSVVVEEEDEKEDEEEDDDSSSLNRRGSRSEGKLNTIASELRTKQLSITEVHETNPTSASVVSNKIPPPFVSSHSSPQLLDDKQNRTGNYITYEQRRSKMHKNRTASCSSSETSDDDTDGRKKRGSSRSLASFKGNDKDPDNDGMGNAGGQGTEPSQEHDTDVQKKDGKSGNKTERPGSSAAGRRRCISANARSRRGRSAETRLRESQSLNRITEVQESEVNTPSLTANSDNFEFTNKNCQVSVENTIADKNPATISTLPQYKKHQTSKRISLFSKYLNLQKKLCTQILFSKKSTDNRLYKAKSCSEMANSKIAVREVSTDRC, from the exons ATGCAACACAGCAGCGGGGTGATCGGCAAACCGGACACGATCAGACCCGCCAAACATAATGGTGGCAATATCGCCGGTATGTACGATTTGGAGCAGACGCTTGGAAAAGGCCATTTTGCTGTCGTCAAGATGGCCAGGCATGTGTTCACTGGTGAACAGGTAGCCGTCAAGGTGATTGACAAGAATAAGCTGGAAGAAGTCTCTCGTAATCATTTGTACCAAGAG gttCGATGTATGAAATTAGTGCAGCATCCTAATGTCGTGAGATTATATGAAGTGATTGATACACAcagtaaattatatctaatactTGAGTTAGCTGATGGTGGAGATTTATATGATTACATTATGCGACATGAAGGCGGATTGTCTGAGCAATTAGCTTGTGAATATTTTGCACAGATTGTTAGAGCAATATCGTACTGTCACAAATTACATGTTGTCCATAGAGATTTGAAACCTGAGAATGtggttttttttgaaaaacaaggGATTGTTAAACTTACAGATTTTGG ttttagCAATACATTTTGTCCTGGTCAAAAATTAGAAACATCATGTGGTTCGTTGGCTTATTCGGCTCCTGAAATTTTGATTGGAAATTCATATAATGCTACTGCTGTTG atATCTGGTCATTGGGTGTAATTTTGTACATGTTGGTATGTGGTGAAGCACCATTTCGTTCAGCTAACGACAGTGAAACTTTAACAATGATTATGGATTGTAAATACAAAGTATCCAGTCATGTGTCTGAAGAATGTAAAGCACTTATTGGTCGTATGCTTGTGAGGAATCCTGAGAAACGAGCTACTCTTGATGAGATCGCTGCAGATGTTTGGTTGAAAGATGTCAAGGCGATAAATGACGACGAGAGTCCATTGGTGTCTAAACAGTTAATTAACGAAGACGACCatgcattaattatacaaaaaatgattagTGGAAAAATAGCTACAAAAGAACAAATTGTGGA gGCTCTAGATAAAAACGAGTATAATCATATTACAGCTACCTATTATTTACTCGCAGAAAGAAAATTGAAGTCTGCAACACCTAAAAAATCTCAAGCTATTAAAAA tgATATGAATGTTCCTCAGTTAAAAGTAGATGATAGTTCTAATCAAAATAACGTTTTGACGATAGTCAATGTAGCGCCTAAATCTGCTATATTAGGATCATTGCATTCTGATCGACCTAaa AGAACACGGAAGTGTAGTGTTGTAGTTGAAGAAGAAGATGAAAAGGAAGATGAGGAAGAAGATGATGATAGTAGTTCATTAAATCGAAGGGGTTCTCGGTCAGAaggaaaattgaatacaatagcTTCTGAACTACGAACAAAACAACTTTCGATCACTGAAGTACATGAAACAAATCCAACGTCTGCTTCTGTTGTGTCTAACAAAATCCCACCACCCTTTGTGTCTTCTCATAGTTCACCACAGTTACTTGACGATAAGCAAAACAGAACTGGCAACTACATAACATATGAACAAAGGCGAAgcaaaatgcataaaaatcgTACAGCATCCTGTAGTAGCTCTGAAACCAGTGATGATGATACTGATGGCCGTAAAAAGCGAGGCAGTAGTAGGTCATTGGCTTCATTTAAGGGTAACGATAAAGATCCTGATAATGATGGAATGGGAAATGCTGGTGGGCAAGGGACAGAGCCCTCACAAGAACATGATACTGATGTCCAAAAAAAAGATGGGAAAAGTGGGAATAAAACAGAAAGACCAGGTAGTAGTGCTGCAGGCAGACGACGATGCATAAGCGCGAATGCCAGGAGTCGAAGGGGTAGATCAGCTGAAACTAGATTAAGAGAGAGTCAAAGTTTGAATCGTATCACTGAAGTCCAAGAATCTGAAGTAAATACCCCAAGTTTAACTGCTAACTCGGATAATTTTGAGTTTACCAACAAAAACTGTCAG gtatccGTAGAGAATACTATTGCTGACAAAAACCCTGCAACCATATCAACTTTACCCCAATATAAAAAACACCAGACATCCAAACGCATCTCATTGTTTAGTAAGTATttgaatttacaaaaaaaactgtGTACACAAATTCTGTTTAGCAAGAAGAGTACAGATAACCGTTTATATAAGGCAAAATCGTGTTCAGAAATGGCTAACTCCAAAATTGCTGTAAGAGAAGTAAGCACTGACAGGTGTTAA
- the LOC113553714 gene encoding epimerase family protein SDR39U1-like gives MISISRSYSMTSKGRVLIGGGTGFVGKYLKQYLKNQNYDVTIISRKNNDINKSESVISWDQIKKNEIPLDTVAVINAAGEPILEPTRFWTSKFKKSVWDSRVMTNQYLVDAINNMNTTKPKLFISFSGVGIYPPNTDKCEPYTESYDIKEFDYLSKLVIGIEESAIPKSDDVRSVIIRLGVVLGRHGGFISQLYPFFRYGLGICMGNGSQFFPWIHIDDVCRIVLFAIENNRVEGIVNGVAPEIITHQYFAKSFVEVFGHSFVFKVPGIIFKLIFGTERAKMVLEGQAVEPTKLNSLNFVYKLPDVKTALCRVSKE, from the exons ATGATTTCTATAAGCCGAAGTTATTCAATGACAAGTAAAGGGAGAGTGTTAATCG GAGGTGGAACTGGATTTgttggaaaatatttaaaacagtacCTTAAGAACCAAAACTATGATGTTACTATCATATCTAGaaaaaacaatgatattaataaatctgaGTCTGTTATAAGTTGG gatcagataaaaaaaaatgaaattccaCTTGATACTGTAGCTGTGATTAATGCTGCTGGCGAACCAATTCTCGAACCTACACGATTCTGGACCAGCAAGTTCAAGAAATCTGTATGGGATAGTAGAGTAATGACTAATCAATACCTTGTAGATGCaatcaataatatgaatacaacaaaaccgaaattatttatatctttttcCGGAGTAG gtatatatcCTCCAAATACAGACAAGTGTGAACCATATACAGAGAGTTATGATATTAAAGAGTTTGATTACTTATCGAAATTAGTAATTGGGATTGAAGAAAGTGCTATACCAAAATCAGATGACGTACGTTCAGTAATAATTAgattag gGGTTGTACTTGGCCGACATGGTGGATTTATAAGTCAGCTTTATCCATTCTTTCGTTATGGTTTAGGAATATGTATGGGCAATGGTTCTCAATTCTTTCCTTGGATACATATAGACGATGTTTgtcgtatagtattatttgctATTGAAAACAACAGAGTTGAGGGTATTGTCAATGGAGTTGCACCTGAA aTTATTACCCATCAATACTTTGCCAAGAGTTTTGTTGAAGTCTTTGGTCatagttttgtatttaaagttccaggaattatttttaagttaatatttggaACAGAACGCGCAAAAATGGTTTTAGAAGGACAAGCTGTTGAACCaaccaaattaaatagtttaaattttgtatacaaattgcCTGATGTCAAAACAGCATTGTGTCGTGTATCTAAAGAATAA
- the LOC113554975 gene encoding ATP-dependent RNA helicase p62-like isoform X1 has product MFAQGLRVVRSAILNPLHIKSLSNRQQLLTEKITIMSYARNGTGGGRSNGSYGGQRSSYGGGGGGGRGGMGGAKKNPGANLQAPNWDRVQLRPFKKEFYVPHPTIERRSYEEVDKYRTGKDITVMSSDRSPVPYPIQHFKEANFPDYVMTVIRNEGFTEPTPIQAQGWPIAMSGKDMVGVAQTGSGKTLGYTLPAVVHINNQEPLKKGDGPIALVLAPTRELAQQIQKVAGLFNQSTYLRSTCIYGGAPKSHQARDLMNGVEIVIATPGRLLDFLESRATNLQRCTYLVLDEADRMLDMGFEPQIRKIIQQIRPDRQVLMWSATWPKEVQKLANDFLSDYIQLNVGSLTLSANHNILQNVDVCQEHEKEDKLMDLLQDIANMEENKTIIFAETKRKVDTITRKITNMGARAVGIHGDKSQSERDHVLKQFRNGRANILVATDVAARGLDVDDVKFVINFDYPNNSEDYIHRIGRTGRSSQKGTSYAFFTHSNSKQAKDLVAVLTEANQRIDPKLAAMAARSFPSGGNKWYGGGGGGNRSWGGGRPAHRKF; this is encoded by the exons atgtttgctCAAGGATTGAGAGTCGTCAGGTCCGCCATATTGAATCCGCTACACATCAAATCTTTATCGAATCGTCAACAGTTGCttacagaaaaaataacaattat gTCTTATGCAAGAAATGGTACAGGTGGAGGAAGAAGTAATGGTTCTTATGGAGGCCAAAGATCATCatatggtggtggtggtggtggtggtcgtGGTGGAATGGGTGGTGCCAAGAAAAACCCTGGTGCCAATTTACAAGCCCCCAACTGGGACCGTGTCCAACTAAGACCATTTAAGAAAGAGTTTTATGTTCCTCATCCAACTATTGAAAGAAG atcTTATGAAGAAGTTGACAAATACAGAACTGGAAAGGATATTACTGTAATGAGCTCAGACAGGAGCCCTGTTCCATATccaattcaacattttaaagaagCAAATTTTCCCGACTATGTTATGACAGTTATACG caATGAAGGTTTTACTGAACCTACTCCTATTCAAGCACAAGGTTGGCCTATTGCAATGAGTGGAAAAGATATGGTTGGAGTAGCCCAAACTGGTTCTGGAAAAACTCTAGGT tatacattgCCTGCTGTAgtacacataaataatcaaGAGCCATTGAAAAAGGGTGATGGCCCTATTGCTTTAGTTTTGGCTCCAACTAGAGAGTTAGCCCAGCAAATACAAAAAGTTGCTGGATTATTCAATCAGTCCACATATTTACGGTCAACATGTATTTATGGTGGTGCTCCAAAATCACAtcag GCTAGAGATTTAATGAATGGTGTTGAGATTGTTATTGCTACACCAGGTCGTCTATTAGATTTCTTAGAATCTCGTGCTACCAATTTGCAACGTTGTACCTATTTAGTATTGGATGAAGCTGACCGTATGCTTGACATGGGTTTTGAACCTcaaattagaaaaatcatTCAACAAATTCGT ccTGATAGACAAGTTTTGATGTGGTCAGCCACATGGCCTAAAGAAGTTCAAAAGTTAGCCAATGATTTCTTGAGTGATTACATTCAATTGAATGTTGGTTCTTTGACTTTATCTGCCAATCACAATATCTTACAAAATGTGGACGTATGTCAAGAACATGAAAAAGAAGACAAATTGATGGATCTATTGCAGGACATTGCTAATAtggaagaaaataaaactattatttttgcagAAACCAAGCGCAAGGTTGATACAATCACACGTAAAATAACCAATATGGG ggCAAGAGCTGTTGGAATTCATGGAGACAAATCACAATCCGAGCGTGACCATGTATTAAAAC aattcaGAAATGGAAGAGCTAATATTTTGGTTGCTACTGATGTTGCTGCCAGAGGTTTAG atgTCGATGATGTCAAATTTGTTATCAATTTTGATTACCCCAACAATTCAGAAGATTATATTCACAGAATAGGCCGAACTGGACGGTCATCTCAGAAAGGTACCTCATATGCATTCTTTACCCATTCCAATAGTAAGCAAGCTAAAGACCTCGTGGCTGTTCTTACTGAAGCCAATCAACGTATTGACCCCAAATTAGCTGCCATGGCTGCACGTTCTTTCC cgaGTGGTGGTAACAAATGgtacggcggcggtggtggtggAAACAGATCTTGGGGAGGTGGAAGACCAGCCCACAGAAAATTTTAA